The uncultured Bacteroides sp. DNA segment CTGGGCAAGTCCACTTTTCAACGGAAATATGGATTTAGCATCGGTAAAGAATAAAGATGGGAAACAGCTATTTCCGCAAACGAGCGATGCTTCTAAATGGATAAAAGCAAGAGATGCTTATAAACAGTTTTTGGATTTTGCAACAGGGCAGGGATATAAACTGACGGAAGTTTATACCAATGGGAAGTTAGATCCTTACGCTTCTTGTAGAGCTATCGCTGAATATTATACCACAACTTGGGAGGCTGTAGACGAACTGATCTTTGTCAAATTGAGAGACTTATATGATTATACCTATTGGACTTGTCCCAAATTCACAGACTATCAGGATACAGATGTAACCGGCGGTGGAGGTTTCTATACAACACAGGAAACAGTGGATATGTTCTTCACAAAAGATGGGCTTAGCATTGATAATGACCCTTCCTACGACAGTTTTGAGGGTGTACCGGGAGCGGAACATTTCGTAGCCGAAAGATATACCGACCCAAACAACTCTTCGCGCCTTTACTTCGATGGAGTTAAGTCGAGAGTGTTGAATCAATGGAAAAATCGGGAAGCGCGTTTTTATGTGAATGTTACTTATAGTGGTTCTATCTGGTTAAATGAAGGTAAGTACAACGAAGAGATGCGTACTGATTTCACTAACGGTGCGAATGGTACTTGTGGAAAGTCCAAAGCATCTGGAGACTATCCGGATTCTGGATACTTGATTCGTCGTGGTGCCAAGGCATCAAATAATGATGGTTCTAAACATTTTTCTCCTGTGCTACGCCTTGCTGACATGTACTTAGGATATGCTGAAGCCCTTTGCGAATCTAATGACTTGGATAATGCGCTGGTTTATCTGAATAAGATTCGTGTCCGTGCGGGTATTCCGGAATACACGTTTACTGCAACTTCCGGTATGATTACGTGCCCGAAGGTACAGGCAGATGTTCGAAACCGTATCCGTCGCGAGCGCTTGGTAGAGTTAGTCTTCGAGTGGAATCGTTATTTTGACGTACGTCGTTGGAAAGTAGCCGAAGGACAAAATGATCCTGAACACTGGATTTATCCAAAATACCACACTGGTGGTGAAGGTGGAAAAGTATATGGTATGAATATGGATAAAGATTATCCGGCATTCTTCGAGAGAACTTCTTTTGAAACTCGTGTCGCATTCTCTAAAAAGCAATATTTCATGCCGATACCTTATGATGATATCCGTCGTGTTCCTGCTTTGGTACAAAATTATGGATGGTAATGCTATTAAAACAACAACTTAAAGATATGACAATGATGAAATATTGGAAAGATATGGCCTTCGGGTTGCTTGCTTCACTGACATTGGCTTCTTGCTATGGTGAAGAAGATAGTTTTGCAACTCCTTCCATTTATAAAGACTATCAACCTGTGTTGAATGATGGAAATACGTTGACCGGATATGGGGCGGCTCCTCTCAAGGAAGCAAAATATGATGAAACGTTGAATGAACTTTATATCACATGGGACGGCGGTAACACCGGATGGGAAAAACGAAACGAATATGTAGGAGCTGAAGTGGAGTTCAACTCTCTGCTCTCCGGGAAGAAAATCAAACGAGTAATGATACCGAATGTTGGAGACTTCGGGAATCTGATCGTAAAGAAGCGTGATTATAATAATGAACTGAGCACTTTGCGCTTGAGCAAATATCGTACTGTGGTGGTTACGGATCGCTATGGGGTAGCTGAATTACGTTTTCGCTCTATTTATAAAGATGCTGAAGGAACACAGAAAACAAGTGAGTGGATGAAATTGAGCGATCAGGTCAATAAAGCTGAACTTACAGTAGATATGAGCTATTCTGCATGGCAGTATTTTAAGAGCAGCCAAGTTACACCGGTCCAAATCCTTTTTGAAAGTAACTCAACTATCAGACCCGTGTCGGCAATATGGGATGTAGCAGGCAGTGGGAGTGAAGCAAGTGCTAAAGAAGAGTTTCAGAAATGGTATTACATGGATTGTGCGGCTATGTCGTTCGATCCCTACAACATGGCTTTTGATCCCTACACAAAGCTCTATCTTCAAGTGAAGAAAGAACAGACAGGAGGAGCTTATGCGATAGATTATCCAAGCCACAATGAGGGACGAGGGATTGTCTATCCAGCTGCAGAAAACGACTTAAACAGCAACTGGTGGAAGTTGAGTGATATGCGAAACGTCCTTATGCACGAAATGGGACACTGCGTGGAATGGATGCCTGCGCGAGGTAAATATATCATACCGAATGTGCAAGACTGTGACAAACAGGGATACCAGGAAGGATGGCCTGATGCTGTGAAGCTGGCTAGCAAGGGTTATGATTTGGATACGCAAAAAAGCGAATACCAAGCTGCACTTGCGAAACCGTATGCAGATCCTCAAAGCGACAAAAAGTTTGTTTGGCAGATAGATTATAATACTTCCGGTGCTTTCATGAGTTGGTTGCGGCTTTATAATGGTGATTTTGTGCGCATGTTACCGTGGACAGTGCTGATGGATGACCTCACGAATCAGTGGAGCTTGGAAGATGCGGTGAAGTATGTATTAAAAGAGAGCTATCCGAATATCACGATAGAAGAGCTTTGGAGTGAATACAGAACTGAGGTAGAAGCATTTATACAAAACAACTAGGTATAGATAACCAATAGAAAAAAAAATGAAAAAGGTATTATTTATATTGGCCGTGTTGTGTACGGCTCTGTGGAGCTGTAGCTCCCTGGATTTAAGTGATGTAGGATACGGTGATGGTGACCGTTTGAAATCTTCTGCAGTGAAAGAAGTATTATATGCTGCAGATAGTTGCTGGAAGGCTGATTATCAAGGACACGAGTTTTACTTCAAATTCCATAAAAATGGGACTGTGACGTTGGATTCTGATTTCT contains these protein-coding regions:
- a CDS encoding RagB/SusD family nutrient uptake outer membrane protein, with product MKNRIKQYILTASLCVGLSACSDFFEPIPGVQFGLDETFSSKQRTEEYLNNVYSYIRESTDAIHPSGNGGIFTEASIEGANRWNKTYAEWTNGSFNSASSQASEYFSKYYRAIAKASTFIQNVDKCTEAGASVRGKWKAEARALRAYYYFELLRIYGPIPLIGEEPIAVDATAEDLIKERSSVDECVDFIAAELQSAIDSGDLYQRAGKANLGRMDVATCMALKAKLYLYWASPLFNGNMDLASVKNKDGKQLFPQTSDASKWIKARDAYKQFLDFATGQGYKLTEVYTNGKLDPYASCRAIAEYYTTTWEAVDELIFVKLRDLYDYTYWTCPKFTDYQDTDVTGGGGFYTTQETVDMFFTKDGLSIDNDPSYDSFEGVPGAEHFVAERYTDPNNSSRLYFDGVKSRVLNQWKNREARFYVNVTYSGSIWLNEGKYNEEMRTDFTNGANGTCGKSKASGDYPDSGYLIRRGAKASNNDGSKHFSPVLRLADMYLGYAEALCESNDLDNALVYLNKIRVRAGIPEYTFTATSGMITCPKVQADVRNRIRRERLVELVFEWNRYFDVRRWKVAEGQNDPEHWIYPKYHTGGEGGKVYGMNMDKDYPAFFERTSFETRVAFSKKQYFMPIPYDDIRRVPALVQNYGW
- a CDS encoding basic secretory protein-like protein, giving the protein MMKYWKDMAFGLLASLTLASCYGEEDSFATPSIYKDYQPVLNDGNTLTGYGAAPLKEAKYDETLNELYITWDGGNTGWEKRNEYVGAEVEFNSLLSGKKIKRVMIPNVGDFGNLIVKKRDYNNELSTLRLSKYRTVVVTDRYGVAELRFRSIYKDAEGTQKTSEWMKLSDQVNKAELTVDMSYSAWQYFKSSQVTPVQILFESNSTIRPVSAIWDVAGSGSEASAKEEFQKWYYMDCAAMSFDPYNMAFDPYTKLYLQVKKEQTGGAYAIDYPSHNEGRGIVYPAAENDLNSNWWKLSDMRNVLMHEMGHCVEWMPARGKYIIPNVQDCDKQGYQEGWPDAVKLASKGYDLDTQKSEYQAALAKPYADPQSDKKFVWQIDYNTSGAFMSWLRLYNGDFVRMLPWTVLMDDLTNQWSLEDAVKYVLKESYPNITIEELWSEYRTEVEAFIQNN